From the Leptospirales bacterium genome, one window contains:
- the murD gene encoding UDP-N-acetylmuramoyl-L-alanine--D-glutamate ligase, with product MSAPYYSGRRALVSGAGGVSGQAAMALLLAEGAQVFGCDRNASLAAPPEISAQPGFGGIFSDQSSDLLDTLQIQIVVVSPGIPLSQPLFAEARRRQLELRGENELGFEAIQRRWSSSPLTIAVTGTDGKSTVTALLAHLIAAAGRSVVACGNYGLPLSQLALQPSVDALVVECSSFQLELNGIFHPQLAMLLNLAEDHLDRYDGMDGYLDAKLNVLSAMQPEDNFLAPAWILEKAVARFGAQAVQMQALLETAPAGFDFQGQRLLQREEFALSGVHNALNLANALGAIEALSRRGLLKADAAALRAAALCFQGLPHRMQRVAGPAWAEFINDSKATTVQATLAALASYPGRPLHLLLGGRAKGASFAPLAAADPLVRFYAYGEAGSQIAAALGLRRSFSGLESAFEAACQSAENEGSAARPVILLSPACASYDAFRSYSERGQRFEALVAARRRADQKQ from the coding sequence GTGAGCGCTCCTTATTACAGCGGCCGTCGTGCGCTGGTCAGCGGGGCCGGCGGAGTATCCGGTCAGGCGGCCATGGCCTTGCTTCTGGCTGAGGGCGCGCAGGTTTTTGGCTGCGACCGCAATGCCTCGCTGGCGGCGCCTCCGGAGATATCGGCGCAGCCCGGTTTTGGCGGAATCTTCTCCGATCAATCCTCCGATCTCCTGGATACTCTTCAGATTCAAATAGTTGTTGTATCTCCTGGAATTCCCCTTTCCCAGCCTCTTTTTGCCGAGGCCCGTCGACGCCAGCTGGAGCTGCGCGGTGAAAACGAACTGGGTTTCGAAGCCATCCAGCGTCGTTGGTCAAGCTCTCCGCTTACGATTGCCGTGACCGGCACGGATGGCAAGAGTACGGTCACGGCCTTGCTGGCCCATTTGATTGCGGCGGCCGGCAGGAGCGTCGTCGCCTGCGGCAACTATGGCTTGCCGCTCTCCCAACTGGCGCTACAGCCCTCGGTCGACGCGCTGGTCGTTGAGTGCTCGTCGTTTCAACTGGAGCTCAATGGCATTTTTCATCCTCAGCTGGCTATGTTGCTGAATCTGGCGGAAGATCATCTGGATCGCTATGATGGAATGGATGGCTATCTGGACGCAAAGTTGAATGTGCTTTCGGCCATGCAGCCCGAAGATAACTTCCTGGCGCCGGCCTGGATTCTGGAAAAGGCCGTCGCTCGCTTTGGCGCGCAGGCGGTGCAGATGCAAGCCCTGCTGGAGACGGCGCCAGCGGGCTTCGACTTTCAGGGCCAGCGCCTGCTACAACGCGAAGAGTTCGCGCTTAGCGGCGTGCACAATGCGCTCAACCTGGCCAACGCCCTGGGCGCGATCGAAGCGCTGTCGCGCCGCGGACTGCTCAAAGCGGATGCCGCGGCCCTGCGCGCTGCAGCGCTTTGCTTTCAAGGATTGCCGCATCGAATGCAGCGCGTGGCGGGGCCGGCCTGGGCGGAGTTTATCAATGATAGCAAGGCCACAACGGTGCAGGCCACGCTTGCGGCGCTGGCTTCGTATCCCGGTCGTCCGTTGCATCTGCTGCTGGGCGGCAGGGCCAAGGGCGCTTCTTTTGCGCCGCTTGCCGCAGCCGATCCGCTGGTGCGTTTCTACGCCTACGGCGAAGCCGGCTCACAGATTGCCGCCGCTCTTGGTCTCAGGCGGAGTTTTTCCGGACTGGAATCTGCGTTCGAGGCCGCCTGCCAATCAGCCGAAAATGAAGGTAGCGCTGCGCGTCCGGTCATCTTGCTCTCGCCGGCCTGCGCCTCCTACGATGCCTTCCGCTCCTACTCCGAGCGCGGTCAACGTTTTGAGGCCCTGGTCGCCGCACGCCGTCGCGCCGACCAGAAACAATGA
- a CDS encoding FtsW/RodA/SpoVE family cell cycle protein translates to MNSEVQNLAPLRFEQRLLHWMSQADPRRRDPWLALLAIALPLLGLLALYSASSVIADRAFGDPRYYFEKQLGWFLVGACFFLLLASLRLELLYRFALPLLLAVIALLALAFVPGIGKSVAGQSESFHRWLAIGPITLQPSELAKIAIPVYYAQALNRRGALQQEYDLRRLFGPTLLVGAALALILLGPQYGTTMCMLAALLALLYVSGFPMMRLAALALAALPLLLLLLALWQYRLDRLMVWFDPWSQRHAGGYQLVTSFRAFQDGAWVGAPLASGFSHRYLTYGHTDFILALFAEDFGWLGLIVLAGLYSAFLWRAVYFVRRLRDPFALLLGAGLLAMLFLQILLNMAVVTGLTPTTGVSLPFLSYGGSSFIVSMGLAGLLVNLSGQEQSSDEQEPAEFIQLDESAERT, encoded by the coding sequence ATGAACAGTGAAGTTCAGAACCTTGCGCCGCTGCGTTTCGAACAGCGACTGTTGCACTGGATGAGTCAGGCTGATCCGCGCCGGCGCGATCCATGGCTGGCGCTGTTAGCCATCGCCCTGCCGCTGCTTGGTCTGCTGGCGTTGTACAGCGCTTCTTCGGTGATTGCCGATCGCGCCTTTGGCGATCCGCGCTACTACTTTGAAAAGCAACTGGGCTGGTTTCTGGTTGGCGCCTGTTTTTTTCTGCTGCTGGCATCGCTGCGCCTTGAATTGCTCTATCGCTTTGCGCTGCCGCTGCTGCTGGCCGTGATCGCGCTGCTTGCCTTGGCCTTTGTGCCTGGCATCGGCAAGAGCGTTGCGGGGCAGAGCGAAAGCTTTCACCGCTGGCTGGCCATTGGCCCAATTACACTGCAGCCTTCGGAGCTGGCCAAGATTGCCATACCGGTCTATTATGCCCAGGCCCTGAACCGTCGCGGCGCCCTGCAGCAGGAATACGATCTGCGACGACTGTTTGGACCAACGCTGCTGGTCGGCGCGGCGCTGGCCCTGATTCTGCTGGGGCCGCAGTACGGAACGACGATGTGCATGCTGGCCGCCCTGCTGGCGCTGCTCTATGTTTCTGGATTTCCGATGATGCGTCTGGCGGCCCTGGCGCTTGCGGCCTTGCCTTTACTCTTGCTTTTGCTTGCACTCTGGCAATACCGCCTGGACCGCCTGATGGTCTGGTTTGATCCCTGGAGCCAGCGTCACGCTGGCGGCTACCAGCTGGTTACCTCCTTTCGCGCATTTCAAGACGGCGCCTGGGTCGGCGCGCCTCTGGCCTCTGGCTTTTCACACCGCTATCTGACCTACGGCCATACCGACTTTATCCTGGCGCTCTTTGCCGAAGACTTTGGCTGGCTGGGGCTGATTGTGCTGGCCGGTCTCTACAGCGCCTTTCTCTGGCGAGCGGTGTACTTTGTGCGTCGCCTGCGCGATCCCTTTGCCCTGTTGCTTGGCGCCGGGCTGCTGGCGATGCTATTCCTGCAAATACTTCTGAATATGGCCGTGGTCACCGGACTGACGCCAACCACCGGCGTCAGTCTGCCTTTCTTAAGCTACGGCGGTTCTTCTTTTATTGTAAGCATGGGCCTTGCCGGACTGCTGGTCAACCTGAGCGGACAGGAACAGAGCAGCGATGAGCAAGAGCCCGCAGAATTTATCCAGCTCGACGAAAGCGCCGAAAGGACCTGA
- a CDS encoding UDP-N-acetylglucosamine--N-acetylmuramyl-(pentapeptide) pyrophosphoryl-undecaprenol N-acetylglucosamine transferase, which translates to MSKSPQNLSSSTKAPKGPEGNPAPSIVVIAGGTGGHITPGLALCHALQAAGAHVSLLSLEKNRSYADFITAPFAIDFYQAPPLQLRSIAALLLPWRMLRALWQARRIFRERQAQLAVGMGGYSSAPALLMARWMGLKTALCEQNAAPGRVTRWLAGSAGRLYLNFPVEEHWKLPQERALRAGNPLRPALVAAAQDSPRASQQARALSILVLGGSQGAAQLNEMCLAAIASWQGPALQWTIQCGQANLEGMRAALPLEKYPNVELLGYVTGIEQYYRKADLAICRAGAGVLAELLLFALPAILIPYPFSADDHQGANARYLRDAGAALLLAQRNADAAELLETLAALAGDSARRKRMAGAARSLARPQAARTIAVDLMDYVANRSAGH; encoded by the coding sequence ATGAGCAAGAGCCCGCAGAATTTATCCAGCTCGACGAAAGCGCCGAAAGGACCTGAGGGCAATCCGGCGCCTTCTATTGTAGTGATTGCCGGCGGGACCGGCGGCCACATCACGCCGGGACTGGCGCTCTGCCACGCACTGCAGGCGGCGGGCGCGCACGTTTCGCTGCTCAGTCTGGAAAAGAATCGCAGCTACGCCGATTTTATTACGGCGCCCTTTGCCATTGACTTCTATCAGGCGCCGCCGCTGCAACTGCGTTCTATCGCAGCGCTGCTGCTGCCGTGGCGTATGCTGCGCGCCCTGTGGCAGGCGCGGCGCATCTTTCGTGAGCGTCAGGCGCAGCTGGCAGTGGGTATGGGCGGCTATTCATCGGCGCCGGCGCTGCTCATGGCGCGCTGGATGGGGCTCAAAACGGCGCTTTGCGAACAAAACGCTGCGCCGGGTCGCGTCACCCGCTGGCTGGCAGGAAGCGCCGGACGACTCTATCTGAATTTTCCGGTGGAGGAACACTGGAAGCTGCCGCAAGAGCGCGCCTTGCGCGCCGGCAATCCGTTGCGCCCGGCGCTTGTCGCAGCGGCGCAAGACAGCCCGCGCGCATCGCAGCAGGCGCGCGCGCTTTCCATTCTCGTGCTTGGCGGCAGCCAGGGCGCCGCTCAACTCAACGAAATGTGCCTGGCTGCAATTGCCAGCTGGCAGGGCCCGGCGCTGCAATGGACCATACAGTGCGGCCAGGCCAATCTGGAAGGCATGCGCGCCGCCTTGCCGCTCGAAAAATATCCCAACGTTGAACTGCTTGGCTATGTCACCGGCATTGAGCAGTACTACCGCAAAGCCGATCTGGCTATCTGCCGCGCCGGCGCCGGCGTGCTGGCCGAGCTTTTGCTCTTTGCTCTGCCTGCTATTCTGATTCCCTATCCCTTTTCCGCCGATGACCATCAGGGCGCCAATGCCCGCTACCTGCGCGATGCCGGGGCCGCGTTGTTACTGGCGCAGCGCAATGCTGATGCGGCAGAGCTTCTTGAAACGCTTGCCGCCCTGGCCGGCGATAGCGCGCGCCGCAAGCGAATGGCCGGGGCCGCGCGGTCCCTGGCCCGGCCGCAGGCGGCCCGGACCATTGCCGTCGATCTTATGGACTACGTAGCAAATCGGAGCGCCGGGCATTGA